The following coding sequences lie in one Thalassoglobus polymorphus genomic window:
- a CDS encoding ATP-binding protein: MTHAAHISAQMLREGRRTLAEIICSRLGFSDSNQGIQASSSLSIDSVEQGETQIQILAACLEFSSPALLDDYLRWISKLPNAVSPIQYDISSFLEELIRIVEIQFPRDVTKVVKDFIHKAVDSLRNEPPETMAISSVSHSHKSLQRDYLAFLLATRRGKALEIVMQAVGLGVDIESIYLHVIQPAQQELGRLWETGKISVAQEHYCTAATQFVMSQLQPYFISNHSSSRTLVATCVGDELHEVGLRIVADLFEVNGWNSVYLGANVPAESIVQSLVANRAQVLALSTTMTQHLFELADVISVVRDNPGCKNIKIVVGGYPFNVDPFLWKRVGADAHAIDAKTAIQIANQFAGSDASSENQALESRHQRSVPQNFEESSPSGFGETSDDLTRLNNSLITLQRKLTKANVELAALNKANQEKAESLEQAGRRKDEFLAMLAHELRGPLAPMELAVALLQMDDLQPSVVAEARETMKRQLHQMSHLISDLLDASRIAHGKIELKKETLDVTAVIHRAVETVHPLILDKAQDLTLDIPVEPTKLLGDEIRLAQIFANLLTNASKYTDREGSIWLTVRRVRDQVVIEIRDNGVGIEAGSLPNLFIAFTQEQRSSHHSMGGLGLGLSLVKQLVELHQGTVKAESEGAGRGSLFTVTLPSLEDQENVQSIEMNATQEAEMAQLSRRVLIVEDSAGIARMTAILFKKLGHLPEIALDGGTAIKKYKELQPEIVLLDLMLPDMSGLEVTQEIRRLDPHDATLIVVLTGHGDDEHRQLAKESGCDEYLVKPVDVRDLKELATHPKLMTPNGSQ, encoded by the coding sequence TTGACTCACGCTGCTCACATTTCCGCCCAGATGCTCAGGGAAGGACGGCGTACGCTTGCAGAGATTATTTGTTCTCGTCTTGGCTTCTCGGATTCGAATCAGGGAATACAAGCCAGTTCCTCACTCTCAATCGATAGCGTCGAACAAGGCGAGACTCAGATTCAAATTCTGGCTGCATGTCTCGAATTCTCAAGTCCAGCACTTCTGGATGATTATTTGCGGTGGATATCGAAGTTGCCCAACGCGGTCTCTCCGATCCAATACGACATTTCAAGTTTTCTGGAAGAGTTGATTCGCATTGTAGAAATACAGTTTCCTCGGGACGTGACCAAAGTCGTGAAAGACTTCATTCACAAAGCTGTCGATTCTCTTCGAAATGAACCACCTGAAACAATGGCTATCTCATCTGTCAGCCATTCTCATAAAAGCCTTCAACGTGACTACCTCGCATTTCTGCTGGCCACGCGCCGAGGCAAGGCTTTAGAGATCGTCATGCAGGCAGTTGGCTTGGGAGTCGACATAGAGTCAATTTACCTCCATGTGATTCAGCCGGCTCAGCAGGAACTTGGACGACTGTGGGAAACAGGCAAAATCAGCGTCGCTCAAGAGCACTATTGTACAGCAGCGACTCAGTTCGTGATGTCCCAGCTTCAGCCTTATTTTATTTCAAATCATTCCTCAAGCAGGACTCTCGTTGCAACCTGTGTTGGTGACGAACTCCATGAAGTTGGCTTGCGAATTGTCGCAGATTTATTTGAAGTCAACGGATGGAATTCGGTTTACCTCGGAGCAAACGTTCCTGCGGAGAGTATTGTCCAAAGTCTTGTTGCCAACAGAGCACAAGTGCTTGCTCTCTCAACCACGATGACGCAACATCTTTTTGAACTGGCAGATGTTATCAGTGTGGTGCGTGACAATCCCGGGTGTAAGAATATCAAGATCGTGGTTGGCGGCTATCCGTTTAACGTCGATCCATTTCTATGGAAACGTGTCGGAGCGGATGCTCATGCGATTGATGCCAAGACAGCTATCCAAATCGCCAATCAATTTGCTGGCTCCGATGCTAGCTCCGAGAATCAAGCACTTGAAAGCAGACATCAGCGATCAGTTCCGCAGAATTTCGAAGAGAGTTCCCCCTCAGGTTTCGGTGAAACGAGTGATGACCTGACCCGATTGAATAACAGCCTGATTACTCTTCAGCGAAAACTGACCAAGGCAAACGTTGAGTTAGCTGCGTTGAACAAAGCGAATCAGGAGAAAGCTGAATCGCTAGAGCAGGCAGGTCGTCGTAAGGACGAATTCCTTGCTATGCTCGCTCACGAATTAAGAGGCCCATTGGCTCCGATGGAACTTGCGGTGGCGCTCCTTCAAATGGACGACCTGCAACCGTCCGTCGTTGCAGAGGCCCGTGAGACGATGAAACGACAGCTGCACCAAATGAGCCATTTGATCAGCGATCTACTCGACGCTTCGAGAATCGCTCACGGCAAAATCGAACTGAAAAAAGAAACGCTCGATGTGACTGCAGTCATACATCGAGCCGTCGAAACTGTGCATCCTCTGATACTGGACAAAGCACAAGACTTGACGCTCGACATCCCAGTTGAACCGACAAAACTCTTAGGCGACGAGATTCGATTAGCACAAATCTTTGCGAACTTGCTGACGAATGCCTCGAAGTACACAGATCGAGAAGGCTCGATTTGGCTTACCGTCAGGCGAGTGAGAGATCAAGTAGTCATCGAAATTCGGGACAACGGTGTTGGTATTGAAGCAGGTTCACTTCCCAACTTATTTATAGCGTTCACTCAAGAACAACGCTCAAGTCATCACTCAATGGGCGGACTGGGGCTAGGATTGAGTTTGGTAAAACAACTCGTGGAGCTTCATCAGGGGACCGTGAAGGCTGAGAGTGAAGGTGCGGGACGAGGAAGCCTGTTCACGGTGACACTCCCCTCGCTTGAAGATCAGGAAAACGTTCAGAGCATTGAAATGAATGCAACGCAGGAAGCTGAAATGGCCCAACTATCTCGTCGAGTGCTCATTGTCGAAGACAGTGCAGGGATCGCCAGAATGACGGCGATTCTCTTTAAGAAACTTGGACACCTTCCGGAGATCGCTCTTGATGGCGGAACAGCGATCAAAAAATATAAAGAGCTGCAACCTGAGATCGTCTTACTCGATCTGATGCTTCCAGATATGAGCGGACTTGAAGTGACTCAAGAGATTCGGCGACTCGATCCGCACGATGCCACGCTGATTGTGGTTTTGACGGGTCATGGCGACGATGAGCATCGTCAATTGGCAAAAGAGAGCGGATGCGATGAGTACCTTGTTAAGCCTGTTGATGTGCGAGACTTAAAGGAGTTAGCGACTCACCCCAAACTCATGACACCCAACGGTTCGCAATAA
- a CDS encoding right-handed parallel beta-helix repeat-containing protein, producing the protein MNRVCRHSIFHVKTIAILFACCSTSFPAQQETSEIEVTNRTELIGAINRAQPGSKILVAPGEYRGGLSFEKLRGTKGKPIVVEGRDPRQPPVITGGTSGIHLRSPEYIELRNLVFQGATGNGLNIDDGGGESPSARFVVLDKIHVKDVGPKGNRDGIKMSGVDDFVIKDCQVERWGDGGSAIDMVGCHYGEIKNCLFRYRSDIAASGVQMKGGSAEIVLHHCRFENAGSRAVNIGGSTGRDFFRPKNANYEAKSITVEDCTIIGSMSPISFVGVDGATVRYNSIYRPTRWVMRILQESQGPEFIRCRNGIFSNNIVTFRSDEVRTIVNVGGGTAPETFKFANNHWYCLDNPERSSRLRLPTTEEHGSYGLPPMFQNPEHGDFSLSDQSPVRNAGARQQTESE; encoded by the coding sequence GTGAATCGAGTTTGCAGGCATTCTATTTTTCATGTGAAGACGATCGCGATTCTCTTCGCATGTTGTTCGACGTCCTTCCCGGCTCAGCAGGAGACGTCGGAGATTGAAGTCACGAATCGGACGGAGTTGATCGGCGCCATCAATCGAGCGCAACCCGGTTCGAAGATACTCGTTGCCCCTGGTGAGTATCGTGGAGGGTTGAGTTTCGAAAAACTTCGCGGAACGAAAGGGAAGCCAATCGTTGTGGAAGGTCGTGATCCTCGCCAGCCTCCTGTGATCACCGGCGGGACTTCGGGCATTCATCTTCGCAGTCCGGAGTACATCGAACTGCGCAATCTCGTCTTTCAGGGTGCAACTGGCAACGGACTCAACATCGACGACGGTGGAGGTGAGAGTCCGTCCGCCCGGTTCGTTGTTTTGGATAAAATTCACGTGAAGGACGTTGGGCCAAAAGGAAATCGCGACGGAATTAAAATGTCAGGCGTTGATGATTTCGTGATCAAGGATTGTCAGGTTGAACGTTGGGGTGACGGCGGGTCAGCCATCGACATGGTCGGCTGTCACTATGGGGAAATCAAGAACTGCTTATTCAGGTATCGCAGCGACATCGCCGCGAGCGGAGTACAAATGAAAGGGGGCTCTGCAGAGATCGTCCTGCACCATTGCCGTTTTGAAAATGCCGGAAGCCGAGCAGTCAATATTGGTGGGAGTACCGGTCGAGACTTCTTTCGGCCTAAGAATGCGAACTACGAAGCGAAGAGCATTACAGTTGAGGATTGTACGATTATCGGGTCGATGTCCCCGATTTCATTTGTCGGAGTGGATGGGGCGACTGTGCGGTACAATTCGATATACCGACCAACACGCTGGGTCATGCGTATTCTTCAAGAATCGCAGGGACCAGAATTCATTCGCTGTCGCAACGGAATCTTTTCGAATAATATCGTCACGTTTCGCTCAGACGAAGTTCGCACGATCGTCAATGTTGGCGGAGGAACTGCTCCAGAGACGTTCAAGTTTGCAAACAACCACTGGTACTGTCTCGACAACCCTGAACGTAGTTCTCGTCTCAGATTACCCACAACCGAAGAACATGGCAGCTACGGATTGCCTCCCATGTTTCAAAATCCCGAGCATGGCGATTTCAGTCTCAGCGATCAATCACCAGTACGAAACGCCGGAGCCCGACAACAAACAGAGAGTGAATAG
- a CDS encoding glutamine--tRNA ligase/YqeY domain fusion protein gives MSAASDHNETESPKLDFIREIINKDIESGKHNGRVQTRFPPEPNGYLHIGHAKSICLNFGIAQQFNGKCNLRFDDTNPTKEDTEYVDSIQNDVRWLGFEWDALHFTSDYFEQLYDWACDLIKKDLAYVDSQSFEDIRAQRGTATEPGTESPHRNRSADENLTLFKKMRDGEFKDGEHVLRAKIDMASKHLILRDPLLYRIRHAEHHRTGDKWCIYPMYDYAHGQSDSIEEVTHSICTLEFDTHRPLYDWFIEKLEIYPSKQYEFARLNLTHTIMSKRKLLELVEEKMVEGWDDPRMPTISGLRRRGYTPESIRKFCEEIGITRFNGMTDMVVLENALRADLNKRAERRMAVLDPIKVVITNYPEGQVEQLDAVNNPEDESAGRRKIPFGRELYIERDDFMEDPPKKFFRLGPGREVRLRWAYFLKCEDFVKDENGEIVQLNCTYDPATKGGNSPDGRKVKGTIHWVHAESAVDAEVRLYDHLLKIENVADVPDGTDWKDSINEESLTVLKGCKLEPSLSETGNDFPVQFERKGYFIVDQKDSTAEALVFNRAVSLRDSWAKKAR, from the coding sequence ATGTCCGCTGCTTCAGATCACAACGAAACGGAATCCCCGAAATTGGATTTCATTCGCGAAATTATTAACAAAGATATCGAATCCGGAAAACACAACGGGCGTGTCCAGACGCGGTTTCCACCCGAACCGAATGGATATCTGCATATCGGTCACGCTAAGTCGATTTGTCTGAATTTTGGCATCGCCCAGCAATTCAACGGCAAGTGCAACTTGCGTTTTGATGATACCAACCCGACTAAAGAAGATACCGAATACGTCGATTCGATTCAGAACGATGTCCGCTGGCTCGGTTTCGAATGGGACGCGCTCCATTTTACTTCGGATTACTTCGAGCAACTTTATGACTGGGCTTGCGACCTGATCAAAAAAGATTTGGCATACGTTGATAGCCAATCATTCGAGGACATCCGAGCCCAACGCGGGACGGCCACCGAACCGGGAACGGAAAGTCCGCATCGAAATCGATCTGCTGATGAGAACCTGACACTCTTCAAAAAGATGCGTGACGGAGAGTTCAAGGATGGCGAACATGTTCTGAGAGCCAAAATCGACATGGCCTCCAAGCACCTCATCCTGCGTGATCCTCTGCTGTACCGTATTCGACATGCTGAACATCACCGCACGGGTGACAAGTGGTGCATCTACCCGATGTATGATTACGCTCACGGTCAAAGTGATTCGATCGAGGAAGTGACGCACTCGATTTGCACGCTCGAATTCGATACGCATCGTCCTCTTTATGATTGGTTCATCGAGAAGCTGGAGATTTACCCTTCGAAGCAATATGAGTTTGCGCGACTCAATCTCACACACACCATCATGAGTAAGCGGAAGCTTTTAGAGCTTGTCGAAGAGAAAATGGTTGAAGGGTGGGATGATCCTCGGATGCCGACTATCAGTGGACTTCGTCGTCGTGGATACACGCCGGAATCAATTCGTAAGTTTTGTGAAGAAATTGGAATCACTCGATTCAACGGAATGACCGACATGGTTGTTCTCGAAAATGCACTTCGAGCGGATCTTAATAAACGTGCAGAGAGACGGATGGCTGTCCTTGATCCCATCAAGGTCGTCATCACAAACTACCCTGAAGGGCAAGTTGAACAACTCGATGCCGTCAATAATCCTGAAGACGAGTCCGCAGGCAGACGAAAAATTCCATTCGGTCGAGAGCTGTACATCGAGCGAGACGACTTCATGGAAGACCCGCCGAAGAAATTCTTTCGGCTTGGACCCGGCCGAGAGGTACGCCTTCGCTGGGCTTACTTCCTTAAGTGCGAAGATTTCGTAAAAGACGAAAATGGTGAGATTGTTCAGCTCAACTGTACTTACGATCCTGCAACCAAAGGAGGCAACTCGCCCGATGGACGCAAGGTCAAAGGGACGATCCACTGGGTGCATGCGGAGAGTGCTGTCGATGCTGAAGTTCGGTTGTATGACCACTTGTTAAAGATCGAAAACGTTGCCGATGTTCCCGACGGGACTGATTGGAAAGACTCTATTAATGAAGAGTCGTTGACGGTCCTTAAAGGGTGCAAGCTGGAACCATCGCTCAGTGAAACTGGGAACGATTTTCCTGTTCAGTTTGAACGGAAAGGTTATTTCATCGTAGATCAGAAAGATTCGACTGCGGAAGCTCTCGTATTTAATCGAGCCGTTTCACTCAGAGATAGCTGGGCAAAGAAGGCTCGATAA
- a CDS encoding Crp/Fnr family transcriptional regulator, producing MSFRIGLSRVYCGMEDKFWYLKNCPLFEKLSERHVQELESQSRSRTFMKGGMIYMPADHGESVYLLTSGRIKLYHITPDGKQTLLAFIEPGEIFGELAVFDAGGREEFAEAMLKSTLIKIPKELIQRYMEQHSEVALGVTKLMGFRRQRIERRLKSLLFRSNRERLVHLLVELADQYGTRISEGVRLEIKLSHQELASIIGSTRETVTVVLGELQSEGSIIIQRRQIILTQIERLARSIEMCVPNIPVDSPFINRNRRPARYGV from the coding sequence ATGAGTTTTCGGATCGGTTTGAGCAGGGTTTACTGCGGCATGGAAGACAAATTCTGGTACCTCAAAAACTGCCCGCTCTTCGAGAAACTCTCTGAAAGACATGTGCAGGAACTGGAATCTCAGTCGAGATCGCGGACTTTCATGAAAGGAGGCATGATTTACATGCCTGCTGATCATGGAGAATCTGTATACCTGCTCACCTCTGGGCGAATTAAGCTGTATCACATCACCCCTGATGGAAAGCAAACTTTGCTGGCCTTCATTGAGCCGGGAGAAATCTTCGGCGAGCTTGCCGTTTTCGACGCTGGCGGTCGTGAAGAATTCGCTGAGGCGATGCTGAAATCAACGCTTATTAAAATCCCTAAAGAACTGATCCAGCGCTATATGGAACAGCACTCCGAAGTCGCACTGGGAGTGACCAAATTAATGGGATTCCGCCGGCAACGGATCGAAAGACGCCTGAAATCGCTGCTGTTTCGATCGAATCGAGAACGGCTTGTGCATCTTCTGGTTGAACTGGCTGACCAGTACGGGACCCGGATTTCCGAAGGAGTCCGCTTGGAAATCAAGCTTTCGCATCAGGAACTCGCGAGCATAATCGGCAGCACGCGTGAAACTGTCACGGTGGTGCTCGGAGAGTTGCAGTCAGAAGGGAGCATCATCATTCAACGTCGCCAGATCATTTTGACTCAAATTGAACGTCTCGCTCGGAGTATTGAAATGTGTGTCCCGAACATTCCTGTCGACAGCCCATTCATCAATCGCAACCGACGCCCCGCTCGGTATGGGGTTTGA
- a CDS encoding PQQ-binding-like beta-propeller repeat protein — MKKIVFGICSLTVFCGCGGAPSVEPIKASPNVSSSAEPISFGEQDWPLWRGQHQTGLSPEQSAPVKWSETEKVLWKSSVPGRGHSSPSIVGDNVFLTDADEKQGAQSVICFDRTTGKQKWTTVVNSGGISKKHRKNSDASATPASDGHSVFTAFTNHDRLQVIALDFDGNVIWNVDAGEFKSEHGYGSSPTFHENFVIVNGDSRGGGFIAALDRATGEIAWRNRRETSSRHGNYSTPVVATLAGKPQLIQQGYGRTVSYNPETGEEIWRVDGPSTVTANTVAFSDPYVIVSGGYSENVTMCIQADGTGDVTDSHVKWSNSRNIAYVPSPIIADENVLVLSGEGILTSYNLETGKRNWQERIGGNFSASPIRVGDYYYITSEEGLVTVFQAGEKYEKISENRLESAGGMATPAVSGNQLFIRTDSHLYCLGQAETVDPNGLTLNHSN; from the coding sequence ATGAAAAAGATTGTCTTCGGAATTTGTTCGCTCACTGTTTTCTGCGGTTGTGGTGGGGCTCCGAGTGTGGAACCGATTAAGGCTTCCCCAAACGTCAGTAGCAGTGCAGAGCCAATCAGCTTTGGCGAGCAGGACTGGCCACTCTGGCGTGGCCAACACCAAACTGGACTCAGCCCGGAGCAATCCGCGCCGGTGAAGTGGTCGGAAACAGAAAAAGTCCTTTGGAAATCGTCCGTTCCAGGAAGAGGGCATTCATCCCCAAGTATTGTTGGCGATAATGTTTTCCTGACGGATGCGGACGAAAAGCAGGGGGCGCAATCCGTCATCTGTTTTGATCGAACGACCGGAAAGCAGAAGTGGACGACCGTTGTGAACTCTGGTGGAATTTCAAAGAAGCACCGCAAAAATTCCGATGCCTCTGCGACTCCTGCAAGTGATGGGCATTCTGTTTTCACAGCTTTCACCAACCATGATCGCTTGCAGGTGATAGCTCTCGATTTTGATGGGAATGTGATCTGGAATGTGGATGCCGGAGAATTCAAGTCAGAGCATGGTTACGGGTCATCTCCGACCTTCCATGAAAACTTCGTCATTGTGAATGGTGACAGTCGTGGAGGCGGTTTCATAGCGGCATTGGATCGAGCTACTGGTGAAATCGCCTGGAGGAACAGACGTGAAACATCGAGTCGGCATGGAAATTACTCTACTCCCGTTGTCGCAACTTTGGCTGGCAAACCTCAGTTAATTCAACAAGGGTATGGGAGAACCGTCAGTTACAATCCTGAGACCGGGGAAGAAATCTGGCGAGTGGATGGTCCTTCAACTGTTACCGCGAACACGGTCGCGTTTTCTGACCCGTATGTCATTGTGAGTGGGGGCTACTCCGAGAATGTGACGATGTGCATTCAAGCCGATGGCACGGGTGACGTCACTGACTCACACGTGAAGTGGAGTAACAGCCGCAATATTGCTTATGTTCCTTCCCCCATCATTGCTGACGAAAACGTCCTGGTCCTCTCCGGCGAAGGAATTCTGACGAGTTACAATTTGGAAACCGGCAAACGAAACTGGCAAGAACGTATCGGCGGAAACTTCAGTGCGTCTCCTATTCGTGTTGGCGACTACTACTATATCACCAGCGAAGAGGGGCTCGTGACTGTCTTCCAGGCTGGCGAGAAGTACGAAAAAATCTCAGAGAATCGTCTCGAAAGTGCTGGTGGGATGGCAACCCCGGCTGTCTCGGGCAATCAACTCTTCATTCGGACGGACAGCCATCTCTATTGTCTCGGACAAGCTGAAACTGTTGATCCGAATGGCCTTACTCTCAATCACTCTAATTGA
- a CDS encoding SOUL family heme-binding protein encodes MRKQMFYLWGIVGLSVFVGLTWTVTAFAGYESAEYEVVEKDGNIEIRKYPDLTLVSTNSETDSEGKDGSFMRLFSYISGANESAQKIAMTTPVFMERGSADTKATMGFVVPQDVATAGVPKPQGEGVSINKRKGGRFAVIRFSGRMNAELVKSQEFKLRNWMQSRELEGEKTSESAGYDPPFTPGPLRRNEVLIRLKEMTPPESTSSSSVTD; translated from the coding sequence ATGAGAAAGCAAATGTTCTACCTCTGGGGAATCGTTGGACTGTCCGTTTTTGTCGGATTAACTTGGACCGTCACTGCATTCGCTGGATATGAATCGGCTGAGTACGAGGTCGTTGAGAAGGATGGCAATATCGAGATTCGTAAGTATCCCGACCTGACGCTGGTTTCAACAAATTCGGAGACCGATTCGGAAGGTAAAGATGGCAGCTTCATGCGATTGTTCAGTTATATCAGTGGAGCGAACGAATCGGCTCAAAAAATCGCGATGACAACGCCTGTTTTTATGGAAAGAGGCAGCGCTGATACGAAAGCCACCATGGGCTTTGTGGTTCCTCAAGATGTGGCGACAGCGGGAGTCCCCAAGCCTCAAGGAGAGGGCGTATCAATTAATAAGAGAAAAGGTGGGAGATTTGCCGTCATTCGCTTCTCTGGAAGAATGAACGCCGAACTCGTGAAGAGTCAGGAATTTAAATTACGGAACTGGATGCAGTCGCGAGAATTAGAAGGGGAAAAAACTTCTGAATCTGCAGGATATGATCCTCCATTCACTCCCGGTCCGCTTCGACGAAACGAGGTTCTTATTCGGCTGAAAGAGATGACTCCCCCGGAATCAACTTCTTCCAGCTCAGTCACAGACTGA
- a CDS encoding anti-sigma factor family protein gives MQHDDQKQFDSSSTSSEPLHGADEGWGQCNSGEILGMLNTVRAKRRRKQLAEAAAVGGSLILLFAVTLWAIPSGLPPHQGRPGQRRSIACQEVFDRAEDFVAGNLSALIAGRLEEHLARCPRCKHHVEHLRANVESNQVVPPVLLNTSAEPCHLSQQTASDLPSTMTLVSR, from the coding sequence ATGCAACACGACGACCAAAAACAATTTGATTCGAGTTCAACTTCTTCCGAACCTTTACATGGAGCGGACGAAGGTTGGGGACAGTGCAATTCTGGGGAAATCCTGGGAATGCTGAATACCGTTCGGGCAAAGCGACGCAGAAAACAACTGGCAGAAGCCGCCGCGGTCGGTGGGTCACTCATTTTGCTTTTCGCAGTCACATTGTGGGCAATTCCATCTGGTCTTCCACCTCATCAAGGTCGGCCTGGCCAACGCCGAAGTATTGCTTGTCAGGAAGTCTTTGACCGTGCTGAAGATTTCGTGGCGGGAAACCTGAGCGCACTGATCGCCGGACGACTTGAAGAGCATCTCGCTCGCTGTCCTCGTTGCAAGCACCACGTGGAGCACCTCCGTGCAAACGTTGAATCCAATCAGGTCGTTCCGCCGGTTCTACTCAACACATCTGCCGAACCATGCCATCTCTCGCAACAAACAGCCTCAGATCTGCCATCCACAATGACGCTGGTAAGTCGCTAA